The following proteins are co-located in the bacterium genome:
- a CDS encoding glycosyltransferase, whose amino-acid sequence MANIVNENPRPQHKILMIAPQPFYEERGTPMNVRAMCETLGSAGIQIDLACYPLGQELFLPNTKILRAGGWPGIKSVKIGPSWGKIALDLRLALACLRRCCFTRYDLIHGIEEGGIIAAVLGKIFRAPYVFDLDSNMTEQLLASRFTNSRILLKVIATLEKFALQSAAAVITVCKALTDHARTLTTSHIAQIEDFAPDSEVSDRKTLEQISSEFEFQGKRILLYTGNLASYQGIDLLLSAWSAFIKNYPTSANSCLLVIVGGSSSDCTRYQDIAAGLDIPNSSLCFTGARPQHQIQAFLDLSTAVVSPRIEGSNTPLKVYAYMASGKPLIATRIYSHTQVLDESACYLVETNPENFAVAIFNALGSLPEQLNTNKDKVTRAQEIALLNYTRLAFDRKLIGLYAELLGDPELSLETRATKIQNGAHTNQAASV is encoded by the coding sequence GTGGCTAACATAGTAAACGAAAATCCAAGACCTCAGCATAAAATTTTAATGATTGCGCCGCAACCGTTTTATGAAGAACGCGGCACTCCAATGAATGTGCGCGCCATGTGTGAAACGCTTGGATCAGCGGGAATTCAAATCGACTTGGCTTGTTATCCACTTGGACAAGAATTATTCCTACCCAACACAAAAATTTTACGAGCAGGTGGCTGGCCAGGGATTAAAAGCGTAAAAATTGGTCCTTCCTGGGGAAAAATTGCACTCGATTTGCGCTTGGCGCTTGCTTGCCTGAGGCGTTGTTGTTTTACACGCTATGACCTAATCCATGGCATAGAAGAAGGTGGAATAATTGCTGCAGTTCTAGGAAAGATTTTTCGCGCCCCTTATGTTTTTGATCTTGATTCAAATATGACTGAGCAACTTCTAGCCAGTAGATTTACAAACTCTAGAATACTCTTAAAGGTCATTGCTACGCTTGAAAAATTCGCACTGCAGTCTGCTGCTGCTGTGATCACGGTCTGTAAGGCTCTAACTGATCATGCACGAACGCTCACAACATCCCACATCGCTCAAATTGAGGATTTTGCACCTGACTCTGAAGTTTCCGATCGAAAAACGTTAGAACAAATCAGCTCTGAATTTGAGTTCCAAGGGAAAAGAATTCTTCTTTACACAGGTAATCTAGCTTCATATCAGGGTATTGATTTATTGCTCAGCGCTTGGTCAGCATTTATAAAAAATTACCCGACTTCGGCTAATAGCTGCTTACTAGTTATTGTTGGCGGCTCAAGCAGTGATTGCACACGCTATCAAGACATCGCAGCAGGACTGGACATTCCAAACTCTTCGCTATGCTTCACTGGGGCTCGCCCACAACATCAAATACAAGCATTTCTGGATCTATCTACCGCAGTAGTCTCGCCACGAATCGAGGGGTCAAATACTCCATTAAAAGTGTATGCCTATATGGCAAGTGGCAAACCATTGATTGCGACTCGAATCTACTCGCACACACAAGTTCTGGATGAATCAGCTTGTTATTTAGTCGAAACCAATCCAGAAAATTTTGCGGTCGCAATTTTTAATGCCCTAGGCAGCTTACCAGAGCAGCTTAATACAAATAAAGATAAGGTCACACGCGCTCAGGAAATTGCCTTGCTGAACTACACTAGACTTGCGTTTGATCGTAAACTAATCGGGCTCTATGCAGAATTATTAGGAGACCCAGAGCTAAGTTTAGAAACACGTGCCACAAAAATTCAAAACGGAGCGCATACGAATCAAGCCGCATCCGTGTAG
- a CDS encoding Coenzyme F420 hydrogenase/dehydrogenase, beta subunit C-terminal domain, producing MNEIPLKNTGPLVKGALSPDGQEPPRALRALARIIDNDLCHRCGSCIGICPTKVLGLDRQDFPIVKNLAACTDCDLCVKVCPGDEFNVPEISKQLFPQAPDLRDMHGHIEQAYLAYASEEQIRKNSTSGGLISGLLVSLLEQGVITGAAVVASDDQVLWKGKPKIARSKTEILAAMKSKYAISPTNITFEEIREVEGRYAVVGLPCQIHGYHKAAALDRRIKDRVVLSIGLFCHAAVEHDAMYTIWDSLELETPQQKQANPAQKFISRIGKHPGTPYIFFKDGSTQPVYFPKVKNGYRPSSMEVLNILYRLYTPPRCLTCYDSTSEFADLAVGDPWMTPPEGVDFYDGWSFALARTKRGIALVEQAEKANALVLKRISSELARTSNLMMGHEKRGRAFRIIETRRRQGELIPDYQFEIPRASGKEFILTELNMFSHFFCFVPWGKQRLLRLTLSQFGYWMLWLNSKRRGLRFFRRDLLTKLKRKFGATG from the coding sequence GTGAACGAAATTCCGCTGAAAAACACTGGGCCGCTTGTTAAAGGAGCACTAAGTCCTGATGGACAAGAGCCGCCGCGCGCGCTGCGCGCGTTAGCGCGTATTATCGATAACGATTTATGTCATCGTTGTGGAAGCTGCATTGGTATTTGCCCGACAAAGGTGCTGGGGCTGGATCGCCAGGATTTTCCGATTGTTAAGAATCTAGCTGCGTGCACTGATTGTGATCTGTGCGTGAAAGTTTGTCCTGGTGATGAATTTAATGTTCCAGAAATTTCAAAGCAGCTTTTTCCGCAAGCCCCTGATCTTCGTGATATGCACGGGCATATTGAACAAGCATATTTGGCTTATGCGAGCGAAGAGCAGATTAGAAAAAATTCAACAAGTGGCGGTTTGATTAGCGGATTACTGGTTTCCTTGCTCGAGCAAGGAGTGATTACAGGTGCAGCTGTAGTAGCCTCTGACGATCAAGTGCTTTGGAAGGGTAAGCCAAAAATTGCCCGGAGTAAGACCGAAATTCTTGCGGCGATGAAATCTAAGTATGCCATTTCTCCGACCAATATTACGTTTGAAGAAATCCGTGAAGTGGAAGGTCGTTATGCCGTAGTTGGGCTACCTTGTCAGATTCATGGTTATCATAAGGCAGCCGCGTTGGACCGGCGCATTAAAGATCGGGTCGTGCTTTCAATTGGGCTCTTTTGTCATGCTGCAGTTGAGCATGATGCAATGTATACAATTTGGGATTCGCTTGAGCTTGAGACGCCTCAACAAAAGCAAGCGAATCCTGCGCAAAAATTTATTTCACGAATCGGCAAGCATCCCGGGACGCCGTACATTTTCTTTAAGGACGGCTCAACACAACCGGTTTATTTTCCTAAGGTTAAAAATGGCTATCGTCCAAGCTCAATGGAAGTTTTGAATATTTTGTATCGGCTATATACGCCACCACGCTGTTTGACCTGCTACGACTCAACTTCAGAATTTGCCGATCTTGCAGTGGGCGATCCCTGGATGACGCCTCCTGAGGGAGTTGATTTTTATGATGGCTGGAGTTTTGCGCTGGCACGCACTAAGCGCGGCATTGCTTTAGTCGAGCAAGCTGAAAAAGCTAACGCACTTGTATTGAAGCGTATTTCAAGTGAGCTTGCTCGAACCTCAAACTTAATGATGGGGCATGAAAAGCGCGGCCGCGCATTTAGAATTATCGAGACGCGTAGGCGCCAAGGTGAATTAATCCCGGATTATCAATTTGAAATCCCCAGAGCATCTGGCAAGGAGTTTATTTTAACCGAGCTTAATATGTTCTCGCATTTTTTCTGCTTTGTTCCTTGGGGCAAGCAAAGGCTGTTACGTTTAACGCTATCGCAGTTTGGCTACTGGATGCTTTGGTTAAATTCAAAGCGACGTGGACTACGCTTTTTCCGTAGAGACCTACTGACTAAGCTCAAGCGTAAATTTGGAGCAACAGGTTGA
- a CDS encoding glycosyltransferase family 39 protein gives MVLVPLICWFCFYNLGAESFKTTDETIHTRVTQEMLHSGNLLQPSFNHTPYHNKPPFKMWLSLIPMWLGHESKFSYRFIDAASGAGTFFAIYLIALRWFGSGLLGIFSVCALIGSRIFAFSHGYRVAVQDSIVVFFTTLAIYLGFSAIENLSTNQTRSKQFAAYSGILVGLSVLSKSAFGYYAWLVIALFVLAYGLSTKRYKEIFQLSLWAIIPSIVIPAIYLVPRLLFIPGVWETMVGQELTERFEEGYHNANDRYFYLRLIFVLREIVPPVLLGAGILFALSEVLIRKNYRWAAILIWAAFPIVFLSFLPSRLEHYIAPSFPALALLAGLTVNQAFNLLKQGITPWINGNPRGSFSAVICGTIILIYCGKLYSEHLPKSAARILNPRGPIALDSAMYDLHNFYKKQPSTAPGILIVDAPEFNRFESVYPGLVEKHFVLDPNRQKFEKLLSTPTAGDYPYFILTSQALTQSIIEKLPFTAYRAIPTFWDRDERIYAFAFVEPKKLPHWFARKHAIDIGSPQLETILGLSDPFPFGKLTVRWATGPQSQFLVDGDLLLRERPSVLSINLGLSPTKRTIRERKVRIGLNDTPLGEVSLKGSGLVTRSVNIPPQVWHFGPNVVTLSSELIGGEDIEVKERVLLLNWLAVEIK, from the coding sequence ATGGTTCTGGTACCACTGATTTGCTGGTTCTGCTTCTATAACCTCGGAGCAGAATCATTCAAAACTACCGACGAAACCATCCACACTCGCGTCACTCAAGAAATGCTCCACTCCGGCAACCTACTCCAGCCAAGCTTCAACCACACCCCGTACCATAATAAACCACCATTCAAGATGTGGCTCTCCTTGATCCCCATGTGGTTAGGCCATGAAAGTAAATTCAGCTATAGATTTATCGACGCCGCTAGCGGCGCAGGAACTTTTTTCGCGATTTATTTAATCGCCCTACGCTGGTTCGGATCAGGCTTACTCGGGATATTTTCAGTCTGCGCACTGATCGGATCAAGAATCTTCGCCTTTTCTCACGGCTACCGCGTCGCCGTTCAAGACTCAATTGTAGTTTTTTTCACTACATTGGCAATTTACTTAGGCTTTTCAGCGATTGAAAACTTGTCTACAAATCAAACACGCTCCAAGCAATTTGCGGCTTACTCTGGCATACTCGTCGGTTTATCTGTGCTCTCAAAAAGCGCATTCGGATATTACGCCTGGCTCGTCATTGCCTTATTTGTCTTGGCATACGGTTTATCGACAAAGCGCTATAAGGAAATTTTTCAATTATCACTATGGGCAATAATTCCTTCAATTGTAATTCCAGCAATTTACCTGGTCCCTAGACTGCTTTTTATACCCGGCGTTTGGGAGACAATGGTCGGACAAGAATTAACCGAACGCTTCGAAGAAGGTTATCACAATGCAAACGATCGCTATTTTTACCTTAGGTTGATTTTTGTGCTTCGTGAAATTGTTCCACCCGTCTTACTTGGGGCAGGAATCCTCTTTGCCTTATCTGAGGTCTTGATCCGTAAAAATTACCGCTGGGCCGCAATCTTAATATGGGCCGCCTTTCCCATAGTATTTTTAAGCTTTTTACCATCACGCTTAGAACACTATATCGCGCCAAGTTTTCCCGCGCTGGCACTACTTGCTGGCCTAACAGTTAATCAAGCATTTAATTTACTTAAGCAAGGCATAACCCCCTGGATTAATGGAAACCCACGAGGCTCATTTAGCGCAGTAATTTGCGGAACAATCATACTTATCTACTGTGGAAAACTGTATAGCGAACATCTTCCAAAGTCAGCCGCGCGAATACTAAACCCACGTGGGCCAATTGCGCTCGATAGCGCAATGTACGACCTACATAACTTTTATAAAAAACAACCCTCTACAGCCCCGGGGATTTTGATTGTAGACGCTCCAGAATTTAATCGTTTCGAATCAGTCTACCCCGGGTTAGTAGAAAAGCATTTTGTGCTTGATCCGAATCGACAAAAGTTTGAAAAATTACTAAGCACACCAACAGCTGGCGATTACCCCTATTTCATCTTAACATCGCAAGCATTGACGCAGAGTATAATTGAAAAATTACCATTTACAGCTTATCGCGCGATCCCAACATTCTGGGACCGAGACGAGCGCATTTACGCCTTTGCCTTTGTAGAGCCCAAAAAATTGCCGCATTGGTTTGCCCGCAAACACGCAATTGATATTGGCAGCCCACAACTTGAAACGATCCTCGGTCTGAGTGACCCATTTCCTTTCGGTAAACTGACTGTGCGTTGGGCGACTGGACCACAAAGCCAATTTCTAGTTGATGGGGATTTATTGTTACGAGAGCGACCATCCGTCCTCAGTATTAATTTGGGACTAAGTCCAACTAAAAGGACAATCCGGGAACGGAAAGTAAGAATTGGGCTAAATGATACTCCGCTTGGCGAAGTAAGCTTAAAAGGCAGTGGTTTGGTCACGCGTAGTGTTAACATCCCTCCGCAGGTTTGGCACTTTGGGCCAAATGTAGTGACGCTTTCCAGTGAACTTATCGGCGGAGAAGATATCGAAGTTAAAGAGCGTGTGCTTTTACTTAACTGGCTTGCCGTAGAAATTAAATAA
- a CDS encoding NAD-dependent epimerase/dehydratase family protein: MELAQSFTGKKVLVTGSTGFVGSHLTVRLLEQQNIVTLLARSTSNNEQLKKFIQLGAKVITGDLTNRESVFQAAQNQEYIFHVGALYREAKFPDQVYFDVNLEGTRHVFDAAKEHSIKRVIHTSTTGVHSHIENPPADESYPYHPTDVYQISKTEAEKLAKERIAGGQDITVLRPAMIWGQGDRRILKLFRGIYQRKLPIIGTGKSWTHWIYVQDLVTSYLLAALTPQAKGQIYLIAGNDPLPLDQVYQAISRVSGVPLLPYRIPAFPIQLVGSCVELLCRPFGIEPPIHRRRVDFFVKNRAFNTSKARTELGFKSTHSFEEEVQIIFNWYKNQQWLT; this comes from the coding sequence GTGGAATTAGCTCAATCATTCACTGGGAAGAAAGTACTTGTCACCGGCAGCACGGGATTTGTTGGCAGTCATTTAACAGTGAGATTACTTGAACAGCAGAATATTGTGACTCTCTTGGCACGCTCAACCAGCAATAACGAGCAGCTTAAAAAATTCATTCAACTAGGTGCAAAAGTTATTACCGGTGACCTGACTAACCGTGAAAGTGTTTTTCAGGCGGCTCAAAACCAAGAATATATTTTCCATGTCGGTGCACTTTACCGCGAGGCAAAATTTCCCGATCAAGTCTATTTCGACGTCAATCTAGAAGGCACGCGCCATGTTTTCGACGCTGCTAAAGAGCACTCCATTAAACGCGTGATTCATACCAGCACAACTGGCGTGCACAGTCATATTGAAAATCCCCCCGCTGATGAATCATATCCCTACCATCCGACAGACGTTTATCAGATTAGCAAAACCGAAGCTGAGAAATTAGCGAAAGAACGTATTGCAGGAGGCCAGGACATTACGGTGCTTAGACCTGCAATGATTTGGGGGCAAGGCGATCGGCGCATACTCAAATTATTTCGCGGCATTTATCAGCGTAAGCTGCCGATCATTGGCACTGGTAAATCCTGGACACACTGGATCTACGTTCAGGATCTTGTAACTAGTTATTTGCTTGCTGCGCTAACGCCCCAAGCTAAAGGACAGATTTATTTAATTGCCGGCAATGATCCCTTACCTCTCGACCAAGTTTATCAGGCAATCTCGAGAGTTTCGGGGGTGCCGCTTTTGCCTTACCGCATTCCCGCATTTCCCATCCAGCTTGTAGGGTCATGCGTAGAACTACTCTGCCGCCCCTTCGGGATTGAGCCACCGATACATCGCCGTAGGGTGGATTTTTTCGTTAAAAACAGGGCTTTTAATACAAGCAAGGCACGAACCGAGCTGGGCTTTAAGTCAACCCACAGTTTCGAGGAAGAGGTGCAGATTATTTTCAATTGGTATAAGAACCAGCAGTGGCTAACATAG
- a CDS encoding class I SAM-dependent methyltransferase has product MLLEHDTKTPDLETSSQQYRARFSGAVGEWMLEKQKSAVRDAIAQLSCRPQTVLEVGGCHGQLLGLYHELNLKPTIQGSHIAALTNLQAYAQSLSVKPEFATEVSNLWELPFEDQSFDLVIAVRLLAHVTAWEDLLKELSRVARQAVIIDYPSLSALNRLTPILFNYKRKIEGNTRPYFSYTGHELRSSLRLQGMTVSSVHKQFAFPMGLHRLLKQPRISSFMENVCACLGITKIIGSPVVLSCRRKA; this is encoded by the coding sequence ATGCTTCTTGAACACGACACGAAAACTCCAGATCTTGAAACTTCTTCACAGCAATATCGTGCGCGTTTTTCAGGGGCAGTTGGCGAGTGGATGTTGGAAAAACAAAAGTCCGCTGTGCGCGACGCCATTGCGCAGTTGTCATGTCGCCCACAGACTGTGCTTGAAGTTGGCGGCTGCCATGGACAATTACTAGGGCTCTATCACGAACTCAATTTAAAGCCCACAATTCAAGGTAGCCATATAGCAGCACTTACTAATCTTCAAGCTTACGCACAGAGCTTGTCAGTGAAACCTGAATTTGCGACTGAAGTTTCAAATCTTTGGGAATTGCCATTTGAAGATCAATCGTTTGATCTAGTCATTGCCGTGAGACTATTGGCGCATGTCACTGCCTGGGAGGATTTGCTTAAAGAACTTTCTCGAGTTGCCAGACAAGCTGTAATTATTGATTACCCTTCGCTCTCTGCGCTGAACCGACTCACTCCAATTTTATTTAATTATAAACGCAAGATCGAAGGTAATACGCGGCCATATTTTAGCTATACGGGACATGAATTAAGATCTTCTCTGCGCCTGCAAGGCATGACAGTCAGTTCCGTACACAAACAATTTGCTTTCCCAATGGGCTTACATCGCTTGTTGAAGCAGCCAAGGATCTCTAGTTTTATGGAAAATGTTTGTGCTTGTCTTGGTATCACGAAAATCATAGGTTCTCCAGTAGTTTTATCGTGTCGACGTAAGGCTTAA
- the bamA gene encoding outer membrane protein assembly factor BamA → MKKLFVLALCCYGLFFAQLEFSAAAPLTTKNVSIKDIRLVGLNKVDGESVLVGMKISKGMTPNAETIDAEIKRIYRLGFFDQVSGAVDQVGNFIVTLVEKPSIRRILLEGNDVVNDETLKEKLLIPTRRFLDRKQIKAGVAEAMKYYEGLGRAGTTIEVEEQVVGENEVDLKYIVKEVDKKVIREIAFEGNRAFTSDELEDEIDTGTHSWWISWLSGSGILKQEKLDNDVKKLARFYLNQGYAEVSVGEPRISELENGIKLTFPITEGELFTFGEITAQGDLVDGSQEQTLTGTKALSGETFSVDKLNQDTFTVSEKFTDIGYAFANVEPDTKIIRETRRVDVTYQISKGNLITVNRVNVAGNDKTADNVVRRQLKIADRDLYSSSKVKRSEELMRRTGYFTEASITPQSIPNKDEVDLNVLVKEGQTGSFSVGAGISSGEGFIFNTRFSETNMFGSGNSLTLNSDLGDRNENYTISYDNPRINDTYLSGGLDIFSANRRYDTFERRQTGGSVTLGYPLAFLGSEAKDEIRFSTTYQLAKIKIHQIEEDAPSLVKDAEGETLLSSITPKLLRNTIDNPLNPASGSRQLLQVEYAGLGGDEEFWLGQASNTIYYPLIDTAIGPIVFSQRTRFDYGKAYGDSDRLSLFRRFFAGGINSVRGFEARKLGPRDTNGEFYGGAKQLIANFEMLFPLAAEVGIKALAFYDIGNAFDDDENLEVSELRQAVGGGIRWTSPIGPIRLEFGHPLDRKEGDRNFVPYFSFGAPF, encoded by the coding sequence ATGAAGAAGTTATTTGTGTTGGCCCTATGTTGTTATGGCCTATTTTTTGCGCAGCTAGAATTTAGTGCTGCTGCTCCGCTAACAACGAAAAATGTGTCAATCAAGGATATTCGGCTTGTCGGCCTAAATAAAGTTGATGGTGAATCAGTGCTGGTGGGGATGAAAATCTCTAAAGGCATGACTCCTAATGCAGAAACGATTGATGCTGAAATTAAGCGGATTTATCGCCTTGGTTTTTTTGATCAAGTCTCAGGGGCAGTTGATCAAGTTGGTAATTTTATTGTTACGCTTGTTGAGAAACCTTCGATTCGAAGAATTCTATTGGAAGGTAACGATGTAGTTAATGATGAAACATTAAAAGAAAAATTATTAATCCCCACGCGACGATTCCTTGACCGCAAACAAATTAAAGCTGGAGTCGCAGAAGCAATGAAGTATTATGAAGGCCTGGGTAGAGCGGGAACTACAATTGAAGTAGAAGAGCAAGTTGTCGGCGAAAATGAAGTTGACCTCAAATACATAGTTAAAGAAGTAGATAAAAAAGTGATTCGAGAAATTGCTTTTGAAGGAAATCGCGCGTTTACAAGCGATGAACTGGAGGATGAAATCGATACTGGAACTCATTCCTGGTGGATTTCGTGGTTGTCAGGCAGCGGAATTTTAAAGCAAGAGAAATTAGATAATGATGTAAAGAAACTCGCGCGTTTTTACTTGAACCAAGGATATGCAGAGGTTAGTGTGGGAGAGCCCCGCATCAGCGAACTTGAAAATGGCATTAAGCTGACATTCCCCATTACTGAGGGAGAACTTTTCACTTTTGGTGAAATAACTGCGCAGGGAGATTTGGTTGATGGTAGTCAGGAGCAGACTTTGACTGGAACAAAGGCGCTTAGTGGAGAAACTTTCTCGGTAGACAAGCTTAACCAAGATACTTTCACGGTATCTGAAAAATTTACTGATATTGGCTATGCTTTTGCTAACGTTGAGCCGGATACTAAAATTATTCGTGAAACTAGAAGGGTTGATGTCACTTATCAGATTAGTAAGGGTAATTTAATTACGGTTAATCGCGTAAACGTTGCAGGTAACGATAAAACTGCAGACAATGTAGTCCGTCGCCAGTTAAAAATTGCAGACCGAGATCTGTATTCTAGTTCTAAAGTAAAGCGCAGTGAGGAATTAATGCGGCGCACTGGTTATTTCACTGAGGCCTCGATTACGCCGCAATCTATCCCCAACAAGGATGAGGTTGATCTGAATGTGTTGGTTAAGGAAGGGCAAACGGGGTCATTTAGTGTGGGTGCTGGGATTAGTTCTGGCGAAGGCTTTATTTTTAACACCCGTTTTTCTGAGACCAATATGTTTGGTTCAGGAAATTCGCTTACCTTAAATTCCGATTTGGGTGATCGTAACGAAAACTATACAATTAGTTATGATAATCCGAGGATTAACGATACGTATCTTTCTGGTGGGCTAGATATTTTTTCCGCAAATCGTCGTTACGATACTTTTGAACGCAGGCAAACTGGTGGAAGTGTTACGCTTGGTTATCCGCTAGCTTTTCTTGGGTCAGAGGCTAAAGATGAAATTCGTTTTTCGACAACTTATCAACTAGCAAAGATCAAGATTCATCAAATTGAGGAAGATGCTCCGAGTTTAGTTAAGGATGCTGAAGGGGAGACGCTACTTTCTAGTATTACCCCGAAGTTGTTACGTAATACGATTGACAACCCGTTGAACCCGGCCAGTGGGTCGAGGCAATTATTGCAGGTGGAGTATGCAGGCCTTGGTGGGGACGAGGAGTTTTGGTTGGGGCAGGCGAGTAACACGATTTACTATCCGTTGATTGATACTGCAATTGGGCCGATTGTATTTTCGCAGCGTACGCGTTTTGATTATGGCAAGGCTTATGGGGATAGTGACCGCTTATCGTTGTTTAGACGTTTTTTTGCAGGAGGCATAAATTCTGTGCGGGGTTTCGAGGCGCGTAAGCTTGGGCCGAGGGACACGAACGGGGAATTTTATGGTGGGGCGAAGCAGTTGATTGCAAATTTTGAAATGCTTTTTCCACTTGCTGCGGAAGTTGGGATCAAGGCGCTTGCGTTTTATGACATTGGCAATGCGTTTGATGATGATGAGAACTTGGAGGTTTCGGAATTGCGTCAAGCTGTAGGGGGAGGTATTCGTTGGACGTCGCCGATTGGGCCGATTCGTTTGGAGTTTGGTCATCCGCTTGACCGGAAGGAGGGCGACCGCAATTTCGTACCATACTTTTCTTTTGGCGCACCATTCTAG